The window GTATGTGTACGGCGGGGCGTTCAATCTAACCTCCGGAAGCATCAGCTACAATACTGCTACGACTAACGGCGGCGGGGTGTATATGAACATCTCCAATCCCTTAACCCTGAGCAACGGAAGCATCCACGACAATACTGCTACTAACGGCGGCGGGGTGTATAAAACCGGTAGCGGGACCTTCACCATGAATGGGGGTACATTATCCATCACCAACAATACCGCCACCGGCAGCGAGACCAATGGCGGCGGGGTGTATGTGGCCAACGGGAAGTTCGAACTAATCGCCGGAAGTATCGGCGGCAATACTGCTACTAACGGCGGCGGGGTCTCTGTGGCCAGCGAAGGGACCTTCACCATGACTGGGGGAACCATTGGCTCGACGAGGAACACGGCGACTGACAAAGGCGGCGGGGTATACGCCCGCGGGCCCTTCACTATGAGCGCCGGAACCATCAGCTCCAATACTGCTAAAGACGGCGGTGGGGTATACGCCACCGCCGCGGCCTTCACTATGAGCAACACGGCGAGCATCATCAACAATACTGCTACTAACGACGGCGGCGGGGTGTATACGAGTATCTTCACCCTAAACGCCGGAACTATCAGCAACAATACTGCTACTAACAACGGCGGCGGCGTGTTCAAAGCCTCTTACGATACTTTCACCATGAATGGTGGAACCATTGGCGGGTCGACACCGAACAATAGCGAGGTGTCTAACGGCGCTAACACAGCGAAGAAGGGCGCCGGGGTGTATGTGGACGCAGGGGAGTTCAAACTAAACGCCGGAACCATCAGCTACAATACCGTCATCGGCAGTACCGCCTACGATGGCGGCGGCGGGGTGTATGTGAAGACCTATGCGACCCTCACTATGAGCGGGGGAACCATCAGCTACAATTCCGTCAGCGGCGATAACACCACTGGCGGCGGGGTGTGTGTGATCGCCAATGCGACCTTCATTATGAGCGACGGAGCCATCAGCAACAATCTCATGACCACCGGCAGCTATGCCGGGGCCGTGGGCGCCGGGGTGTCCGTTAAAGACGGCGCTTTCTACATGTCGGGCGGAACCATTTCCGGCAACAATTTCAACGTCGCCGCGCAGAATTATGGTAAAAACTTGTTTAAGAGCACGAACGCTATAGCAAGGTACGGCACCGCAGATGCCGATAAAGGCCCGATCGAAAGCGAATCACAGGGGGCTAATTACATTGACGACCCGTTACCCAAAGCCGGGGCCTTGTGAGACCCTTCGGAACGGGCGCGCCGTAGGCCGCCAGGCGCCGGAAATGCCTAGGCATCGACGTTTGAACCTGCGAAAAACCCCCTGCGTATGCGGGGGGGGTATATAATGCTGGGAAGAAAAAGGCGCCTGGCGCCGGAGCGGAGGGGGTTGCTGCGGTATTAGTAATGGTATTTGCAGGAAGCGATGGTAACTTGGCCGGCGCTTACCTTAGAGGAACGGAGACCAGGGGGGCGCCCTTTTCGATGTCCGCCAGTGCGGCGAGCAACTGCGCGCGGTTTGCAGGGGAGCGGAGCAGGTATGAAGAATTGCATCACAAAGGACACCAAGGGGGGAGCGCGGCAGGAAGGAACATATATAATGACCCTTCTTTCCCTCTTCCAACTTTCTTCACCTTGGTGTTCCTTTGTGTCCTTCGTGGTGAAATTCTTTTTCAAGGGAGCAGCGGGGAGTGGACCAGCGGTAACGGACTTCGACCTGCTGAACCAGTCGGTGCTGCAGGCGGGGGTGGTGCCGTGAGCGGGGGGACGGGGAAAAACCCCGCAAAGTCCGGGGTGCGGTTTAGCTTCACTTTTTGCTCCTGGTATGCTATAGTTAAGGAACCAAAGGTTCCCGGAACCGGAGATAGGGGCTTGATGAAAATTGCAATTATAAACAGCGCCTACAAGCATGGCGTTTCGGAGTATTCGATACGATCCTGCCTGTTGAACCTGAAATCCGACATTGCGCTTGACGAAGAACCGGAAAAACGGCTTTTCGTTGGGTTTGACGAAAGCGGAAACCCGCTGGAACTCGTCGGCGTAATAGAGGTGATACGCTGAGGATCATCCATGCAATGAAATTGAGAAAGCAATTTTACGAATTGCTGAAGGGGTAGGATATGGACGAAAAGACAGATGTACCGGAGTACGATGTAGACGCTATTGTTGACCGGGTTGCCGGTGCGGTTGCCGCAGGGAACTATCACCATGCTTCCCCCGATGAGGTGCTGCTTATCCGCCTGACCGCGTTGGAAGATATTGTGAAAATGTACAAAGACATCGTTACCCAGCATATTGTGGCATGAGCGGGGAAAAAGGCGCCAGGCGCCGGAAATGCCTAGTGTCCTGGACCTGTGCGGCGTCCCCACCCCGGACACCCACCCGGACCACATCCCCGTGGGGAGATATTTACGAAGAAGATGGGGTTTGGCTGGAAGAATAAGCGGGAACAAGAGTATTAAAGCACGTTAAAAAGGTGAAAACAGGCATGATATCCCGGCAGTATAAAGCCCTCTTTTTCCTCCTGTTCCTGGCCTTTGGCCGGTTCGCCCGGCTTTCGGCCCTGGACTTTACCCTGCGGCCCCGGCCCTTCCTGCTTATCCCCCAAGGCGAAGTAGCCGAGCTCTATGCCATGGGCTACGGGGGGGACCTGCTCTTTGACCTGGATGTTTCCAGCATCCTTACCAATCCCTGGGGGCTCGGGTATTCCCTGGGCCTGGAAGGGGGGTATGCCTATGCGAATCTTGCCGAGGGGGCGGAGGGGGATATCCAGCTCTATTCCGCCGGAGCGGGGGCGCGGTTTTTCGGCTATCCCCTTTCCCGGCTGGCCCTTTCCCTGGACGGGGCTCTGGGGCTTTCCCAGGCTATTCAGCATTATGGGCACCAGGATGACGGCAGCGCCGCTTCCTGGTATTGGCGGGCCGGGGCGGAGGCGGGATTCCGCTTTGCCCCGTTTTTTACCCTTTCCCTGAATGGCGGCTACCGGTATTACCATAACGAGCACCGGGATGGCGCCCTGTACCATGGGCTCTCCGCCGGGCTTACGTTCCAGTTTACCCTTTCCACCAAAAGCGCTGCGGGTCTGCGTCTGGACCTGATCCAGGAGGAACCGGTATACCCCCTGTTTTTGTCCCTCTACCAGCGGAATGGCGCGGGAACCCTCAGGATTAGTAACCACGAAAATGCAGAGATACGGAATGTGCGGGTGAGTTTCCGGGCGGGGCAGTACACGTCCTCGGAGATCAACTGCGGGAATATCGGCTTTATCGGCCGCTTTCGCAGTGTGGAACTGCCCCTGTATGCGGACTTTGCCCCGGCGTTGCTGAACTTTACTGAGGACGGCCGTATCCTGGGGGAAGTGGTGATCCGCTATACCTTCCTGGGGGCGGAACGGACAGCGGTTATCAGTAGTACGGTGCGGGTGGTAAACCGCAATGCCTACCGCTGGGGGGATAACGCAAGCCTGGCGGCCTTTGTATCCCCCACCGCGCCGGCGCCCCTGGAGTACGCCAAGTATGTGGTAGGCCTGGCCCGGAGCAAGCGGCGCACCGGCTTAAACCAGAATATGCAGTTTTCCCTCTGGCTCTACGAGGGCCTTCTGACCGCCGGGCTCAGGCAGAGCGCCGGCTCTAACAGGGTTACTGACATTGACAGCATCCAGTTCCCCTCGGAGACCCTGGCTTTCCGTTCCGGGAACGCCGTGGATATTGGCCTGCTCTATGCGAATACCCTGGAATCCTCGGGCATTCCCGCCGCGATCATAGCCCTGGAGGATGATTTTATGGTCCTCTATTCCTTAGGTATAAGCCAGGCTGCTGCGGGCGCCCTTTTTACCAATATAGAAAATCTTTTGGTTATCAATGATGAAGTGTGGATGCCCCTTTCCATGGTGAATTTCAATAACGGCTTTATGAACAGTTGGGAAGGGGGAAGTAAACGGTTGAACCGGGCCTTTGAAGCGGGGGAGACCCTTGATTTTATCCGGTTTGCCGATGCCTGGGCGGCCTATCCTCCGGTGGTTCCCGCTGTAGAAGCCCAGAGCGCCCGGCCGGAGGAATCCGCCTTAAACCGCCGGGCGGACACCGCCCTTGCCATATATATTGCCACTGAGTTTGAGCCTAAGATAGCGGCCCTGGAGGCTCAGCTCCGCACAAACCCTGGGGCCGCTTCATTTAATCAGTTGGGCTTATTATTACTGCGCGCCAGCCGTCCGGAAGACGCGAAGCCGGTTTTTGAACAAGCCGCTTCTTACGGCTCTGCGGCGGGGATGGTCAACCGGGGAAACCTTTCCCTGCTTGATAAGGATTTTGCCGGGGCGGAAGCCTGGTTCAGGCGGGCCCTTGGGCTGAACCCGGAAAACGCCGCAGCGAAAAACGGCCTGGCCCGGACGACCCTGCAGCGGGGAGAGTAGGATGGCGCTACTTGCAACGCCGACTTTAGTCGGCAAGTTTCCCGCGCACAAATACCGCCGGATTTTCCCCGTACTTATCGCCTTTTCGCTGTTTATCGCTGCCGCTGCCTATGGCGAAAACAGCATTGCCCTGCGGCTTTCTCCCGGGGCGGCTATTCCCCTGGGGGAGAGCATCTTTGTGCCCGGTTTCGGGGCGGCAGGCATGGCGGAGTGGGGGTTCAGCCTGAAGCCCCAAAGCCGGTTTTTTACGGGGCTGCGGCTGGGGGGAGGGTTCTTCCAGATTGCCGTGGAAACCGGGTCCCCCATTGATTTTTTTCAGGGGAAGCTGGGGGGTTTTTTCCAGTGGCGCGCCCTGGACCGGCTCTCCCTCTGGGCGGAAGGAAACGGAGGGATCTTTCATTACCGCTACGCCTGGGATGATACCGCCGACACCCGGCTGCGCCTGGGGGGAAGCCTGGGCGCGGATTTTCACCTTACCCCGACTATAGCCCTCTATGCCGCCGCAGATTACACCTGGCACAGTATTACTCCTGATAGTTCCCTGGCTACCCTGGGCCTTAACCTGGGAGTACGCCTGGACCTGTTAGAATTGCTGCGCAAAGAGACAAGGATTGCCGGGGAAAAGAAAACCCAGGAGCCGGTATTTCCCGTTTCCTACGCCTGGTACGAAAATAACCCCCTGGCTTCCGTGCGGGTCACCAACCAGGAACCTACCGCTATAAACAATGTGCAGCTTTCTTTTTACCTGGAGCGGTACATGGGGCAGCCCACCCTGTTCTATACCATACCCCGTCTCAAGCGGGGGGAATCCGTGGAGGTCCCGGTAACCGCCCTGTTTAATGAAGCCATGATGGACCTGACGGAGAACATTACTGCCAATGCGTCCCTGCGTATTGACTATCAGACACTGAGCCAGGTTAAGCAGGCGGAACTGCCC of the Treponema primitia ZAS-1 genome contains:
- a CDS encoding tetratricopeptide repeat protein, yielding MISRQYKALFFLLFLAFGRFARLSALDFTLRPRPFLLIPQGEVAELYAMGYGGDLLFDLDVSSILTNPWGLGYSLGLEGGYAYANLAEGAEGDIQLYSAGAGARFFGYPLSRLALSLDGALGLSQAIQHYGHQDDGSAASWYWRAGAEAGFRFAPFFTLSLNGGYRYYHNEHRDGALYHGLSAGLTFQFTLSTKSAAGLRLDLIQEEPVYPLFLSLYQRNGAGTLRISNHENAEIRNVRVSFRAGQYTSSEINCGNIGFIGRFRSVELPLYADFAPALLNFTEDGRILGEVVIRYTFLGAERTAVISSTVRVVNRNAYRWGDNASLAAFVSPTAPAPLEYAKYVVGLARSKRRTGLNQNMQFSLWLYEGLLTAGLRQSAGSNRVTDIDSIQFPSETLAFRSGNAVDIGLLYANTLESSGIPAAIIALEDDFMVLYSLGISQAAAGALFTNIENLLVINDEVWMPLSMVNFNNGFMNSWEGGSKRLNRAFEAGETLDFIRFADAWAAYPPVVPAVEAQSARPEESALNRRADTALAIYIATEFEPKIAALEAQLRTNPGAASFNQLGLLLLRASRPEDAKPVFEQAASYGSAAGMVNRGNLSLLDKDFAGAEAWFRRALGLNPENAAAKNGLARTTLQRGE